A genomic segment from Variovorax paradoxus B4 encodes:
- the rph gene encoding ribonuclease PH — MTAFTRSGGRAADQLRPVRITRGFTIHAEGSVLIEFGQTRVLCTASVEERVPPHKRGSGEGWVTAEYGMLPRATHTRSDREAARGKQSGRTQEIQRLIGRSMRAVFDLAALGERTIHLDCDVLQADGGTRTAAITGAFVAAQDAVNKLLAAGTLAATPIRSHVAAISVGIVGGTPLLDLEYTEDSACDTDMNVVMTGAGHFVEVQGTAEGAAFSRDEMNLLLGLAEKGIGELIVLQQQSLLAK; from the coding sequence ATGACTGCTTTCACACGAAGCGGCGGCCGCGCCGCCGACCAGCTGCGCCCGGTGCGCATCACCCGCGGCTTCACCATTCACGCGGAAGGTTCGGTGCTCATCGAATTCGGCCAGACGCGCGTGCTGTGCACCGCCTCGGTCGAAGAGCGCGTGCCGCCGCACAAGCGCGGCAGTGGTGAAGGCTGGGTCACGGCCGAATACGGCATGCTGCCGCGCGCCACCCACACGCGCAGCGACCGCGAAGCCGCCCGCGGCAAGCAAAGCGGCCGCACGCAGGAAATCCAGCGCCTCATCGGCCGCTCGATGCGCGCCGTGTTCGACCTGGCCGCGCTGGGTGAGCGCACGATCCATCTCGACTGCGACGTGCTGCAGGCCGATGGCGGCACCCGCACCGCCGCCATCACCGGCGCATTCGTCGCCGCGCAAGACGCCGTCAACAAGCTGCTCGCCGCCGGCACGCTGGCCGCGACGCCCATCAGGAGCCATGTGGCGGCCATTTCGGTCGGCATCGTCGGCGGCACCCCGCTGCTCGACCTGGAATACACCGAGGACTCCGCCTGCGATACCGACATGAACGTCGTGATGACCGGCGCCGGCCATTTCGTCGAAGTGCAGGGTACCGCCGAGGGCGCGGCGTTCTCGCGCGACGAGATGAACCTCCTGCTCGGCCTGGCCGAAAAGGGCATCGGCGAACTGATCGTGCTGCAGCAGCAGTCCCTGCTTGCGAAGTAA
- a CDS encoding PP2C family protein-serine/threonine phosphatase, with product MKFSVFQVSRKGGRLKNEDRMGYCYTRESGLFVLADGMGGHPEGEVAAQLALQTIAALYQREARPTVKDAKAFLAESAMAAHQQIMRYASHKAMLDTPRTTVVAALLQGTTATWMHCGDSRLYVVRDGRLLTRTRDHSHAERPRPHGADMPVNRNLLLTCLGSPTTPLFDISAPLQLQRGDRIMLCSDGVWGVLDDAVIVHTLSSDKPVSDAAPDLAEMALRKGGAHSDNVTLIALEWEMPDAAGDDRGVSTETIDDGVFASTIQAGMPSDGELDALDELDEDAIERSIAEINEAIRRSAAKKI from the coding sequence ATGAAATTCTCGGTATTCCAGGTCAGCCGCAAGGGCGGCCGTCTCAAAAACGAAGACCGCATGGGCTACTGCTACACGCGGGAGTCGGGCCTTTTCGTGCTGGCCGACGGCATGGGCGGCCATCCCGAGGGCGAGGTTGCTGCCCAGTTGGCGCTGCAGACCATTGCGGCCCTCTACCAACGCGAAGCGCGCCCCACCGTCAAGGACGCCAAGGCCTTCCTGGCCGAATCGGCCATGGCGGCGCACCAGCAGATCATGCGGTATGCGAGCCACAAGGCCATGCTCGACACGCCGCGCACCACCGTCGTCGCAGCCCTGCTCCAGGGCACCACGGCCACCTGGATGCATTGCGGAGACTCGCGCCTTTACGTGGTGCGCGACGGCCGCCTGCTGACCCGCACGCGCGACCATTCGCATGCCGAGCGACCGCGTCCGCATGGTGCGGACATGCCGGTCAACCGCAACCTGCTGCTCACTTGCCTGGGCTCGCCGACCACGCCGCTGTTCGATATTTCGGCCCCGCTGCAGCTGCAGCGCGGCGACCGCATCATGCTGTGTTCGGATGGCGTCTGGGGCGTGCTCGATGACGCCGTCATCGTGCACACGCTGTCTTCCGACAAGCCGGTGTCCGATGCCGCGCCGGACCTGGCCGAAATGGCGCTTCGCAAGGGCGGCGCGCACAGCGACAACGTGACGCTCATCGCCCTCGAATGGGAAATGCCCGACGCGGCGGGCGACGACCGCGGCGTTTCCACCGAGACCATCGACGACGGCGTCTTCGCCTCCACCATCCAGGCCGGCATGCCTTCGGACGGCGAGCTCGACGCCCTCGATGAACTCGACGAAGACGCCATCGAGCGCTCGATTGCCGAAATCAACGAAGCCATTCGCCGCTCTGCTGCAAAGAAAATCTGA
- a CDS encoding serine/threonine protein kinase — protein MSKVKPSPLLPDTVIGGYRIVRRLSAGGFGVVYLAIDPSGQQVAIKEYLPSSLATRGPGELTPEVAPEKLSLYRLGLKSFFEEGRSLAQISHASVVSVLNFFRENETVYMVMNYLEGATLQDFVVTARDLKRPKVFRESTIRSLFDEILRGLRIVHQYKMLHLDIKPANIFVTDEDRAVLIDFGAAREVLSKEGIFIRPMYTPGFAAPEMYRRDSSMGPWTDIYAIGACIYACMQGYPPNDAPRRIEKDRLSLSLSRLRGVYSDNLIEVVEWCMSLDPLSRPQSVFALQKELSREGERRYTKLTVGEKVRLSFDNIRSFDKKALPKAAAPTTRPA, from the coding sequence ATGTCAAAGGTCAAGCCTTCGCCCCTGCTGCCCGATACGGTCATTGGCGGTTACCGCATCGTTCGCCGGCTTTCCGCAGGCGGGTTTGGCGTTGTCTACCTCGCCATAGACCCCAGCGGACAGCAGGTTGCCATCAAGGAATACCTGCCATCATCGCTGGCAACGCGCGGGCCGGGTGAACTGACGCCCGAAGTTGCGCCCGAAAAGCTCTCCCTCTACCGGCTCGGCCTCAAGAGCTTTTTCGAGGAAGGGCGCTCGCTCGCGCAGATTTCGCATGCCTCGGTGGTCAGCGTTCTCAACTTTTTTCGCGAGAACGAAACCGTCTATATGGTCATGAACTACCTGGAGGGCGCCACCCTGCAGGATTTCGTGGTGACCGCGCGCGACCTGAAAAGGCCGAAAGTCTTCCGGGAATCGACCATCCGGTCGCTTTTCGATGAAATCCTGCGCGGCCTTCGCATCGTGCACCAGTACAAGATGCTGCACCTGGACATCAAGCCCGCCAACATCTTCGTCACCGACGAAGACCGCGCGGTGCTGATCGACTTTGGCGCCGCGCGCGAAGTGCTCAGCAAGGAGGGCATCTTCATCCGCCCGATGTACACCCCCGGCTTCGCCGCCCCCGAGATGTACCGGCGCGACTCGTCGATGGGCCCCTGGACCGACATCTACGCCATCGGCGCCTGCATCTACGCCTGCATGCAGGGCTATCCGCCCAACGACGCCCCGCGCCGCATCGAGAAAGACCGCCTCAGCCTGTCGCTGTCGCGCCTGCGCGGCGTGTACTCCGACAACCTCATCGAGGTGGTCGAATGGTGCATGTCGCTCGATCCGCTCTCCCGCCCGCAATCGGTCTTTGCGTTGCAAAAGGAACTGAGCCGCGAAGGCGAGCGGCGCTATACCAAGCTCACCGTCGGCGAAAAGGTACGGCTTTCCTTCGACAACATCCGCTCCTTCGACAAGAAGGCCCTGCCCAAGGCGGCGGCACCTACCACGCGTCCGGCATGA
- a CDS encoding YicC/YloC family endoribonuclease, producing the protein MPVYSMTGYASGQNGPVGSHSEAEARPAAAGRLGVEIRSVNSRFLDLTFKLPEELRQHETALRELLTGKLKRGKVEVRAAIENTAQAGVVEPSVKLLQRLNGVQDGIKAWLPGARELSVADVLRLAGGDSAMRGDWGSDLLEVAGKALDALMSARQREGARLAKMLEAHLAQLRTLVEQAGPLIPQLVEQQRARFLERWQEAMGLTGGTLPEAAQDRALTEATAFAIRIDVAEELTRLNSHLDEIERLLKKGGEIGKRLDFLIQELHREANTLGSKSAALDLTRIGVDMKVLIEQMREQVQNIE; encoded by the coding sequence ATGCCAGTTTACAGCATGACCGGCTATGCCAGTGGCCAGAACGGCCCCGTCGGCAGCCACTCCGAAGCCGAAGCACGGCCTGCCGCCGCGGGCCGACTCGGGGTCGAAATCCGCTCGGTCAACAGCCGCTTCCTCGACCTCACCTTCAAATTGCCGGAGGAACTGCGTCAGCATGAAACCGCGCTGCGCGAGCTGCTCACGGGCAAGCTCAAGCGCGGCAAGGTCGAGGTGCGGGCCGCCATCGAGAACACCGCCCAGGCGGGCGTCGTCGAGCCCTCCGTCAAGCTGCTGCAGCGGCTCAACGGCGTGCAGGATGGCATCAAGGCCTGGCTGCCCGGCGCCCGCGAATTGAGCGTGGCCGACGTGCTGCGGCTCGCCGGCGGCGACAGCGCCATGCGCGGCGACTGGGGCAGCGACCTGCTCGAGGTGGCCGGCAAGGCGCTGGATGCGCTGATGTCGGCCCGCCAGCGCGAAGGCGCGCGGCTCGCCAAGATGCTGGAGGCCCACTTGGCCCAGTTGCGCACCCTGGTCGAACAGGCCGGCCCGCTGATTCCGCAGCTGGTCGAGCAGCAGCGCGCTCGTTTCCTGGAGCGCTGGCAGGAAGCCATGGGCCTGACCGGCGGCACGCTGCCCGAGGCGGCCCAGGACCGGGCGCTGACCGAGGCAACCGCTTTCGCGATCCGCATCGACGTGGCGGAAGAGCTCACGCGCCTCAATTCGCACCTCGACGAGATCGAGCGGCTGCTCAAGAAGGGCGGCGAAATCGGCAAGCGGCTGGACTTCCTGATCCAGGAGCTGCATCGCGAGGCCAATACACTGGGCTCCAAGTCGGCGGCGCTGGACCTCACCCGCATCGGCGTGGACATGAAGGTGCTGATCGAGCAGATGCGCGAACAGGTACAGAACATCGAATGA
- the gmk gene encoding guanylate kinase: protein MDYPGNIFVVAAPSGAGKSSLVKALMELDTAVQPSVSHTTRPPRGQEKHGREYFFTSPSEFDAMIAADGFVEWAHVHGHRYGTSKKAIEERIAQGADVILEIDFQGAIQIRQTFANAVMIFILPPSWEELRSRLERRGEDSAAVIELRLKNAAEEMARAGEFDFVIINELFERALFDLKAIVHAQRLRYSAQRRARADTFAALNIP from the coding sequence ATGGACTATCCGGGCAACATCTTTGTCGTGGCGGCACCGAGCGGTGCCGGCAAATCGAGCCTGGTCAAGGCGCTCATGGAGCTGGATACGGCCGTCCAGCCTTCGGTTTCCCACACCACCCGGCCACCCCGCGGGCAGGAAAAGCACGGCCGGGAGTACTTCTTTACCTCGCCCTCCGAATTCGACGCCATGATCGCGGCGGACGGCTTCGTGGAGTGGGCCCATGTGCATGGACACCGGTACGGCACCTCCAAGAAAGCCATCGAGGAGCGGATTGCCCAGGGGGCCGACGTCATCCTGGAAATCGACTTCCAGGGCGCCATCCAGATCCGCCAGACCTTTGCCAACGCGGTCATGATCTTCATCCTGCCGCCCAGCTGGGAAGAATTGCGCTCCCGGCTGGAGCGGCGCGGCGAAGACAGCGCCGCCGTCATCGAGCTGCGCCTCAAGAATGCCGCCGAAGAAATGGCCCGGGCGGGGGAATTCGACTTCGTTATAATCAACGAGTTATTTGAGCGCGCGCTTTTCGATCTCAAGGCGATCGTCCACGCTCAGCGGCTTCGGTATTCTGCACAGCGCCGCGCACGTGCCGACACATTCGCCGCCCTGAACATCCCCTGA
- the rpoZ gene encoding DNA-directed RNA polymerase subunit omega — protein MARITVEDCLLQIPNRFQLVLAATYRARMLSQGHAPKIESKNKPAVTALREIAEGKIGIEMLKKVPG, from the coding sequence ATGGCCCGCATCACCGTCGAAGATTGCCTGCTTCAGATCCCCAACCGCTTCCAGCTGGTTCTGGCCGCCACCTACCGTGCGCGCATGCTGAGCCAGGGCCACGCGCCCAAGATCGAAAGCAAGAACAAGCCTGCCGTGACCGCCCTGCGCGAGATCGCCGAAGGCAAGATCGGCATTGAAATGCTCAAGAAGGTGCCGGGCTGA
- a CDS encoding RelA/SpoT family protein has protein sequence MSAVAKHQSHAPTGTPKPSPAALNAAAASFAALTARLDYLSPEDTELVRRAYRFADEAHLGQLRNSGEPYITHPIAVAAQCAEWKLDAQALMAALLHDAIEDCGVTKPELIERFGAPVAELVDGLTKLDKLQFNTREENQAESFRKMLLAMARDVRVILVKLADRTHNMRTLDDAPREKWARISRETLEIYAPIAHRLGLNQTYRELQELSFRHLKPWRYATLSKAVAKARGRRRDLIQKVQREVETAFANANMTLRIAGREKTLYSIYRKMEEKHLSFAQVTDIYGFRLIVPNVIACYTGLGILHQMYKPLPGKFKDHIAIAKLNGYQSLHTTLVGPAGVNVEFQLRTEAMHVVAESGVAAHWLYKAAEPNAASNDRLGTKWLQSLLDIQDETRDAAEFWDHVKVDLFPDAVYVFTPKSQILALPRGATVVDFAYAIHSNIGDHTSAARINGDQVPLRTELKNGDVVEVITAPVSTPNPAWLGFVRTGRARSKIRHYLKTLAHAESEGLGEKLLAQALRAEGLSKLPAEDAEHQALWEKLLRFTGNRTRAELLTDIGLGKRIASIVAKRLVAMLSELGERPDALLLSRERFISHETISQGAVTLDGSENSSVRFALCCRPIPGDEIVGYLGHGEGLVVHTESCGVGQRLRHKDSERFFAVEWADEPTRTFETGVVITVRNDKGVLARVAATLADAEADITHVEMADETPQDSTDLRFVIAVRDRSHLDSVLRAARRTASVLTAARTVPAP, from the coding sequence ATGAGCGCGGTTGCCAAACATCAGTCCCATGCCCCCACGGGCACGCCCAAGCCGAGTCCGGCGGCGCTGAATGCGGCTGCCGCGAGCTTTGCCGCGCTGACCGCCAGGCTCGACTACCTGAGCCCCGAAGACACCGAGCTGGTCCGCCGCGCCTACCGCTTCGCCGACGAAGCCCACCTGGGCCAGCTGCGCAACAGCGGCGAGCCGTACATCACCCACCCCATTGCCGTGGCGGCGCAATGCGCCGAATGGAAGCTCGATGCCCAGGCGCTGATGGCCGCCCTGCTGCACGATGCCATCGAGGATTGCGGCGTCACCAAGCCCGAACTGATCGAGCGCTTCGGCGCGCCGGTGGCCGAGTTGGTCGACGGGCTCACCAAGCTGGACAAGCTGCAGTTCAATACCCGCGAGGAAAACCAGGCCGAGTCGTTCCGCAAGATGCTGTTGGCCATGGCGCGCGATGTGCGCGTGATCCTGGTCAAGCTGGCCGACCGCACGCACAACATGCGCACGCTCGACGATGCGCCGCGCGAGAAATGGGCGCGGATCTCGCGCGAAACGCTCGAGATCTATGCGCCCATCGCGCATCGGCTCGGACTGAACCAGACGTACCGCGAATTGCAGGAACTGTCGTTCCGGCATCTGAAACCCTGGCGCTATGCCACCCTGTCCAAGGCCGTGGCCAAGGCGCGCGGTCGCCGCCGCGACCTGATCCAGAAGGTGCAGCGCGAGGTCGAGACCGCCTTTGCCAACGCCAACATGACGCTGCGCATCGCGGGACGCGAGAAAACGCTCTATTCGATCTACCGCAAGATGGAGGAAAAGCACCTGAGCTTCGCCCAGGTGACCGACATCTACGGCTTTCGCCTGATCGTGCCGAACGTGATTGCCTGCTACACCGGCCTGGGCATCCTGCACCAGATGTACAAGCCGCTGCCGGGCAAGTTCAAGGACCACATCGCCATCGCCAAGCTCAACGGCTACCAGTCGCTACACACCACCCTGGTGGGCCCGGCCGGCGTGAACGTGGAGTTCCAGCTGCGCACCGAAGCCATGCACGTGGTGGCCGAATCCGGCGTTGCGGCGCACTGGCTCTACAAGGCCGCCGAGCCGAACGCGGCCAGCAACGACAGGCTCGGCACCAAGTGGCTGCAGTCGCTGCTCGACATCCAGGACGAAACCCGCGATGCCGCCGAGTTCTGGGACCACGTCAAGGTCGACCTGTTTCCGGATGCGGTCTACGTCTTCACGCCGAAGAGCCAGATCCTGGCGCTGCCGCGTGGCGCCACGGTGGTCGACTTCGCCTACGCCATCCACAGCAACATCGGCGACCACACCTCCGCAGCACGCATCAATGGCGACCAGGTGCCGCTGCGCACGGAGCTCAAGAATGGAGACGTGGTCGAGGTCATTACCGCGCCCGTGTCCACGCCCAATCCCGCATGGCTCGGTTTCGTGCGAACCGGCCGGGCGCGCTCCAAGATCCGCCACTACCTGAAGACCCTGGCCCATGCCGAATCCGAAGGCCTGGGCGAAAAGCTGCTGGCTCAGGCACTGCGCGCCGAAGGCCTCAGCAAGTTGCCGGCCGAAGACGCCGAGCACCAGGCGCTGTGGGAAAAGCTGCTGCGTTTCACGGGCAACCGCACGCGTGCCGAACTGCTGACCGACATCGGCCTGGGCAAGCGGATTGCCAGCATCGTGGCAAAGCGGCTGGTGGCCATGCTGTCCGAACTCGGCGAGCGCCCGGATGCACTGCTGCTGAGCCGCGAGCGCTTCATCTCGCACGAGACCATTTCCCAGGGCGCCGTCACGCTGGACGGCAGCGAGAACTCGTCGGTCCGCTTTGCGCTGTGCTGCCGGCCGATTCCGGGCGACGAGATCGTCGGCTACCTTGGGCACGGCGAAGGCCTGGTCGTGCATACCGAGTCCTGCGGCGTTGGCCAGCGGCTGCGCCACAAGGACAGCGAGCGCTTTTTCGCGGTCGAATGGGCGGACGAACCGACCCGCACCTTCGAAACCGGCGTGGTCATCACGGTGCGCAACGACAAGGGCGTGCTGGCACGCGTGGCCGCGACCCTGGCGGACGCCGAGGCCGACATCACGCATGTCGAAATGGCCGACGAGACGCCGCAGGATTCGACCGACCTGCGCTTCGTGATTGCAGTGCGCGACCGAAGCCACCTCGACAGCGTGTTGCGCGCCGCGCGGCGCACGGCCTCGGTGCTGACTGCCGCGAGAACGGTTCCCGCACCCTGA
- the greB gene encoding transcription elongation factor GreB, whose protein sequence is MSKAFTKETDTDGDDDGGESTAPALPSGSKNYMTPAGYARLRDELLQLMDEERPKVVEAVHWAAKNGDRSENGDYLYGKKRLREIDRRIRFLTKRLEIAEVTDPSVHHGSDQVFFGATVRYVDETGDERSVTILGIDEADSAQSQVSWISPIARALLKSREGDVVKLVTPGGAHEVELLSVSYPAPGASAAR, encoded by the coding sequence TTGAGCAAAGCATTCACCAAGGAAACCGATACCGACGGTGACGACGACGGCGGCGAAAGCACCGCCCCCGCGCTGCCGAGCGGCAGCAAGAACTACATGACGCCGGCCGGCTATGCCCGGCTGCGCGACGAGTTGCTTCAACTGATGGATGAAGAGCGGCCGAAGGTGGTCGAAGCCGTGCACTGGGCCGCCAAGAATGGCGATCGCTCCGAGAACGGCGACTACCTCTACGGCAAGAAGCGGCTGCGGGAAATCGATCGGCGCATCCGCTTTCTCACCAAGCGGCTCGAAATTGCCGAAGTGACCGATCCCTCGGTCCATCACGGCAGCGACCAGGTGTTTTTTGGCGCGACGGTGCGCTATGTGGACGAAACGGGCGACGAGCGCAGCGTGACGATCCTGGGCATCGACGAGGCGGACAGTGCCCAATCACAGGTCAGCTGGATTTCTCCGATCGCCCGCGCGCTGCTCAAGTCGCGCGAAGGCGATGTGGTGAAGCTCGTGACGCCGGGCGGTGCGCATGAAGTGGAACTGCTGTCCGTCAGCTATCCGGCGCCAGGCGCGAGCGCGGCCCGTTAG
- the cysC gene encoding adenylyl-sulfate kinase encodes MSHLSWIATPGQICFSMPEQLQNPDDRPASTTPRPPPVIWLTGLSGAGKSTIAAALQPLLRAKGVGAVRLDGDEVRKGLNRGLGFSAEDRHENIRRIAHIARLLNEQGIVAIVAVVSPLQALRDLARSIVGPSYHEVFVHAPLEVCERRDPKGMYVRARQGEIARFTGVSDIFEAPENPALTVDTSSCDVSAAVEQIMASLDGSAPTRTLHE; translated from the coding sequence GTGAGCCATCTCTCTTGGATCGCCACGCCCGGGCAGATCTGTTTTTCGATGCCAGAACAGTTGCAGAATCCAGACGATCGTCCTGCTTCGACAACACCGCGGCCGCCTCCCGTCATATGGCTCACAGGGCTGTCCGGCGCGGGAAAGTCCACCATCGCCGCCGCCTTGCAGCCCTTGCTGCGGGCCAAGGGCGTGGGTGCCGTGAGGTTGGATGGAGACGAGGTCCGCAAGGGGCTGAACCGCGGGCTCGGTTTCAGCGCGGAGGACCGCCACGAGAACATCCGCCGTATTGCCCATATCGCGCGGCTGTTGAACGAGCAGGGCATCGTGGCAATCGTTGCCGTCGTTTCACCGCTGCAGGCGCTCAGGGATCTCGCGCGCTCGATCGTCGGCCCTTCGTACCACGAGGTCTTTGTGCATGCGCCCTTGGAAGTCTGCGAGCGGCGCGATCCCAAGGGGATGTACGTGCGAGCGCGGCAGGGCGAGATTGCGCGCTTTACCGGCGTGTCCGACATCTTCGAAGCCCCGGAAAACCCCGCTCTCACAGTCGACACTTCCAGCTGCGATGTCTCTGCCGCGGTCGAGCAGATCATGGCTTCGCTGGACGGGTCGGCGCCAACCCGTACGCTGCACGAATGA
- the hrcA gene encoding heat-inducible transcriptional repressor HrcA: MLDDRAKLLLKTLVERYIAEGQPVGSRTLSRAPGLDLSPATIRNVMSDLESLGLIASPHTSAGRIPTARGYRLFVDTMLTAQREHMNAPSHLPPDQPQKVIANAANLLSNLSQFVGVVMAPRRASVFKQIEFLRLSDRRLLVIIVSPDGDVQNRVIFPEADYTQSQLVEASNYINAHYAGLTIEQVRDRLQSEVEKLRGEIAALMQAAVNVSSEVLTEAQEDDVVISGERNLLSVTDFSSDMGQLRRAFELFEQKAQLMRLLDVSSKAEGVRIFIGGESQVVPFEELSIVSANYEVDGQVVGTLGVIGPTRMPYERMIQIVDITSRLVSNALSHRK, encoded by the coding sequence ATGCTGGACGACCGTGCCAAGTTGCTCCTCAAGACGCTGGTAGAGCGTTATATCGCCGAAGGCCAGCCGGTCGGGTCGCGGACTTTGTCGCGCGCCCCGGGTCTGGACCTGTCTCCCGCGACCATCCGCAACGTCATGTCCGACCTCGAGTCGCTGGGGCTGATTGCCAGCCCGCACACCTCGGCCGGACGCATTCCCACCGCCCGCGGCTACCGGCTGTTCGTCGACACCATGCTCACCGCCCAGCGCGAGCACATGAATGCGCCGAGCCATCTTCCCCCTGACCAGCCGCAGAAGGTGATTGCCAACGCGGCCAACCTGCTGTCCAACCTGTCGCAGTTCGTCGGCGTGGTCATGGCGCCGCGGCGGGCTTCCGTCTTCAAGCAGATCGAGTTCCTGCGCCTTTCGGACCGGCGTCTGCTGGTGATCATCGTCTCGCCCGATGGCGACGTGCAGAACCGGGTGATCTTTCCGGAGGCCGACTACACGCAGTCCCAGTTGGTGGAAGCATCGAACTACATCAATGCCCACTACGCGGGCCTGACTATCGAGCAGGTGCGCGACCGTCTCCAGTCCGAAGTCGAAAAACTGCGCGGCGAAATTGCCGCGCTGATGCAGGCCGCGGTCAACGTCAGTTCCGAGGTGCTCACCGAGGCGCAGGAAGACGACGTCGTGATTTCCGGCGAGCGCAACCTGCTCTCCGTCACCGATTTTTCGAGCGACATGGGACAGTTGCGCCGTGCCTTCGAGCTTTTCGAACAGAAGGCGCAGCTGATGCGGCTGCTCGACGTGTCGAGCAAGGCCGAGGGCGTGCGCATCTTCATCGGCGGCGAGAGCCAGGTGGTGCCGTTCGAGGAGCTCTCCATCGTCAGTGCCAACTACGAAGTCGACGGCCAGGTGGTGGGCACGCTCGGCGTGATCGGGCCGACCCGCATGCCCTACGAGCGCATGATCCAGATCGTGGACATCACCTCGCGGCTGGTCAGCAATGCGCTGAGCCACCGCAAGTAG
- a CDS encoding NAD kinase has translation MTSRFRHVALIGKYQASGARAQADARDGVMEDIGAFLESQGCEVFVEKSAAEEADAHASVGGRYQPLSVEEIGQRCDLGLVVGGDGTMLGIGRQLACYGIPLIGINRGRLGFITDIPLDNYQATLIPMLAGEYEEDHRSLMHAHVMRDGASVFDALAMNDVVVNRGATSGMVELRVSVGRHFVANQRADGLIIASPTGSTAYALSAGGPLMHPAVPGWVLVPIAPHTLSNRPVLLPDADEIVIELVAGRDASANFDMQSLASLAIGDRVVVRRSDFRVRFLHPRGWSYFDTLRKKLHWNEGGS, from the coding sequence ATGACTTCCCGCTTTCGTCACGTCGCGCTGATCGGCAAATACCAGGCTTCAGGCGCCCGGGCGCAGGCCGATGCCCGCGACGGCGTGATGGAAGATATCGGTGCCTTCCTGGAATCGCAAGGCTGCGAGGTATTCGTCGAAAAATCGGCGGCCGAGGAAGCCGATGCACACGCCAGCGTCGGCGGCCGCTACCAGCCGCTGAGCGTCGAGGAAATCGGCCAGCGCTGCGATCTCGGCCTGGTGGTGGGAGGCGACGGAACCATGCTGGGCATCGGCCGGCAGCTTGCCTGCTACGGGATTCCGCTGATCGGCATCAACCGCGGCCGGCTCGGATTCATCACCGACATCCCGCTCGACAACTACCAGGCCACGTTGATCCCGATGCTGGCCGGGGAATACGAAGAAGACCACCGCAGCCTCATGCATGCGCACGTCATGCGCGACGGTGCATCGGTCTTCGATGCGCTGGCAATGAACGACGTGGTGGTCAACCGCGGCGCCACCTCGGGCATGGTCGAGCTGCGCGTTTCCGTGGGCCGGCATTTCGTGGCCAACCAGCGCGCCGACGGCCTGATCATCGCTTCGCCTACCGGTTCGACGGCCTATGCGCTCTCGGCCGGCGGGCCGCTGATGCACCCCGCGGTGCCTGGCTGGGTGCTGGTGCCTATTGCGCCGCACACGCTGTCGAACCGCCCCGTGCTCCTGCCCGATGCCGACGAGATCGTGATCGAACTGGTGGCGGGGCGCGACGCCAGCGCCAATTTCGACATGCAGTCGTTGGCGTCGCTCGCGATCGGCGATCGCGTGGTGGTGCGCCGCTCCGACTTCCGCGTGCGCTTTCTGCACCCCCGAGGCTGGAGCTATTTCGACACGCTGCGCAAGAAACTTCACTGGAACGAAGGAGGCTCCTGA